The genomic region AACGCTTACATCAAGGTGACACCCGACAAGGCCCTGGAGATGGCCAAGGCCTCCGACGCTCGCATCGCTGCCGGTTCGGCCGGTGCGCTGGAAGGTATTCCGCTCGGTATCAAGGATCTGTTTGGTACGGAAGGCGTCCACACCCAGGCCTGCAGCCACATCCTCGACGGCTTCGAGCCGCGTTACGAATCGACCGTCACCCAGAACCTCTGGAACGACGGCGCCGTCATGCTCGGTAAATTGAACATGGATGAATTCGCCATGGGATCGTCGAACGAAAGCTCCTACTACGGCCCGGTCATCAACCCTTGGCGCGCCACGGGCTCGGACCGGCAGCTGGTCCCCGGCGGCTCCTCCGGCGGGTCTGCTGCCGCCGTTGCCGCTCATCTCTGCGCAGGCGCAACAGCCACCGACACCGGCGGCTCGATCCGCCAGCCCGCCGCGTTCACCGGCACCGTCGGCATCAAGCCGACCTACGGCCGCTGCTCGCGCTGGGGCATCGTCGCCTTCGCCTCGTCGCTCGATCAGGCCGGCCCGATAGCCCGGGACGTGCGCGACGCCGCCATACTCCTGAAGTCGATGGCATCTGTTGACGCCAAGGACACGACATCGGTCGATCTGCCCGTCCCGGACTATGAGGCAGCGCTCGGCCAGTCGCTGAAGGGAATGAAGATCGGCATTCCACGCGAATACCGCGTCGAGGGCATGCCCGGCGAAATCGAGACCCTTTGGCAGAAGGGGATTGCCTGGCTGAAGGATGCCGGCGCCGAGATCGTCGATATCTCGCTGCCGCACACCAAATACGCGCTGCCGGCCTACTACATCGTCGCTCCCGCCGAAGCCTCGTCGAACCTTGCCCGCTATGACGGCGTACGCTATGGCCTGCGCGTCGACGGCAAGGACATCCTCGACATGTACGAAAAGACCCGCGCTGCCGGCTTCGGCACCGAGGTCAAGCGCCGCATCATGATCGGCACCTATGTGTTGTCGGCCGGCTATTACGATGCCTATTACCTGCAGGCGCAAAAAGTCCGCACGCTCATCAAGCGCGACTTCGAACATGCCTTCCATGCCGGTGTCGATGCCATCCTGACGCCCGCCACGCCGTCCTCTGCCTTCGGCATTGCCGACGAGGAACTGGCCGCCGACCCGGTCAAGATGTACCTCAACGACATCTTCACGGTGACCGTCAACATGGCCGGCCTGCCGGGCATCGCCGTCCCCGCCGGTCTTGACGCCAAGGGCCTTCCGCTCGGCCTGCAGCTCATCGGCAAGCCGTTCGACGAGGAAACTCTGTTCAAGACCGCCCATGTCATCGAGCAAGCAGCCGGCAAATTCACGCCCGCCAAGTGGTGGTGAGAGTCTGAATGAAACTCGGTTTCACGGTCGGAGATCGTGGTGTCGATGCGACATTCGTCCGCAATGGATGAACTGAAAACCGTCGGTATGGAGCGCTCCGCACCTGCCGGAACTTATGGACGCCCTCGGCATCCTGGCAAAGTGCCTTCATGTACACGCGCGCCATGACCTGTTTGATTTCCTCGGAGATCGTTATGGGCGTCGATCAATAGCCAGGAAATATTCAAGCCATGGATTGGGTCCCTATAGTCTTTATTACGTTCAAAGTTCTCGCGCTGGGCACGGGTATGTTCCTCGCCATAAAGTGGCATCATGATCAACGGACCTCGTCTAAGCCGACTGACGTGATCAAAGTCGCGCTGGAGGTCGCTTGCTATCTGCTGATGGTGGTGATCGTCTTCGCGCTGATCTACGTGTTGCTGGACTATCTC from Rhizobium tumorigenes harbors:
- the gatA gene encoding Asp-tRNA(Asn)/Glu-tRNA(Gln) amidotransferase subunit GatA, which produces MSELTSLSIAEARDKLRGKEITATELATAYVAAIDAANGALNAYIKVTPDKALEMAKASDARIAAGSAGALEGIPLGIKDLFGTEGVHTQACSHILDGFEPRYESTVTQNLWNDGAVMLGKLNMDEFAMGSSNESSYYGPVINPWRATGSDRQLVPGGSSGGSAAAVAAHLCAGATATDTGGSIRQPAAFTGTVGIKPTYGRCSRWGIVAFASSLDQAGPIARDVRDAAILLKSMASVDAKDTTSVDLPVPDYEAALGQSLKGMKIGIPREYRVEGMPGEIETLWQKGIAWLKDAGAEIVDISLPHTKYALPAYYIVAPAEASSNLARYDGVRYGLRVDGKDILDMYEKTRAAGFGTEVKRRIMIGTYVLSAGYYDAYYLQAQKVRTLIKRDFEHAFHAGVDAILTPATPSSAFGIADEELAADPVKMYLNDIFTVTVNMAGLPGIAVPAGLDAKGLPLGLQLIGKPFDEETLFKTAHVIEQAAGKFTPAKWW